In one Brassica oleracea var. oleracea cultivar TO1000 chromosome C9, BOL, whole genome shotgun sequence genomic region, the following are encoded:
- the LOC106319276 gene encoding metal-nicotianamine transporter YSL3, producing the protein MRSSLMMEREARNETEREERDDLEETQNEADEFRSIPPWKSQITFRGIVASIIIGIIYSVIVMKLNLTTGLVPNLNVSAALLAFVFLRSWTKLLTKAGIVTKPFTKQENTVVQTCAVACYSIAVGGGFGSYLLGLSTKTYEQSGTHTEGNSPGSTKEPGIGWMTAFLFFTCFVGLLALVPLRKIMIIDYKLTYPSGTATAVLINGFHTSKGNKMAKKQVFGFVKYFSFSFIWAFFQWFFTGTSGTECGFIQFPTFGLEAWKNSFYFDFSMTYIGAGMICSHIVNISLLFGAVLSWGIMWPLIKGLSGDWYPSTLPQSSMKSLNGYKVFVSISLILGDGLYHFIKILMFTARNIYSKLKNHHSGKSNLEKDKQSIADLKRDEIFVRDSIPLWVAAVGYAAFSVVSIIAIPMMFPELKWYFIVVAYMLAPSLGFSNAYGAGLTDMNMAYNYGKVALFILAAMAGKQDGVVAGLVGCGLIKSIVSISSDLMHDFKTGHLTLTSPRSMLVSQAIGTGIGCVVAPLTFFLFYKAFDVGNPEGEYKAPYALIYRNMAILGVEGFSALPQHCLQLCYGFFAFAVAANLVRDMSPEKIGKWVPLPMAMAVPFLVGGYFAIDMCVGSLIVFVWNKRDRVKAGLMVPAVASGLICGDGLWILPSSVLALAGVKPPICMSFMPSK; encoded by the exons ATGAGGAGCTCCTTGATGATGGAGAGAGAAGCAAGAAATGAGACCGAGAGAGAAGAAAGAGATGACTTGGAAGAGACTCAAAACGAAGCAGATGAGTTCAGGTCAATTCCTCCATGGAAGAGTCAAATCACTTTCAGGGGAATCGTTGCAAGCATAATCATTGGTATTATCTACAGTGTGATCGTGATGAAGCTAAACTTGACCACAGGTTTGGTACCGAACCTAAACGTCTCTGCAGCACTTTTAGCCTTTGTGTTCCTTAGAAGCTGGACCAAGCTTCTTACCAAGGCAGGGATTGTGACTAAACCGTTTACTAAACAAGAGAACACAGTGGTCCAAACATGTGCTGTTGCTTGTTACAGCATTGCAGTTGGAG GTGGGTTTGGTTCATACCTACTTGGTTTGAGCACAAAGACTTATGAACAGTCAGGAACTCACACTGAAGGGAATAGTCCAGGAAGCACCAAAGAGCCTGGGATTGGTTGGATGACTGCTTTCTTGTTCTTTACTTGCTTTGTTGGTCTCTTAGCGTTGGTTCCTTTAAGAAAG ATCATGATCATAGACTACAAGCTGACATATCCAAGTGGAACAGCTACAGCGGTTTTAATCAACGGTTTCCACACTTCTAAAGGCAATAAAATGGCTAA GAAACAAGTGTTTGGGTTTGTGAAGTATTTCTCCTTTAGCTTCATATGGGCTTTCTTTCAGTGGTTCTTCACTGGAACCAGTGGTACAGAGTGTGGATTCATTCAGTTTCCTACTTTTGGATTAGAAGCTTGGAAGAACTC ATTCTACTTCGACTTTAGCATGACATACATTGGAGCAGGAATGATCTGTTCCCATATTGTCAACATATCTTTGCTTTTCGGCGCGGTTCTTTCCTGGGGAATCATGTGGCCTCTCATTAAAGGTCTTAGTGGAGATTGGTACCCATCTACTCTGCCTCAAAGCAGCATGAAGAGTCTCAATGGTTACAAGGTGTTCGTATCTATCTCATTGATCCTCGGAGACGGGCTTTACCATTTCATCAAGATACTTATGTTCACAGCAAGAAACATATACTCCAAGTTAAAGAATCACCACTCTGGGAAATCTA ATTTGGAGAAAGACAAACAATCTATTGCAGATCTCAAAAGAGATGAGATCTTTGTAAGAGACAGCATTCCTCTATGGGTTGCAGCAGTTGGATACGCAGCTTTCTCTGTTGTCTCGATCATCGCCATCCCTATGATGTTCCCGGAGCTCAAATGGTACTTCATTGTCGTAGCGTACATGTTAGCTCCATCTCTAGGTTTCAGTAACGCCTATGGAGCAGGGCTTACAGACATGAACATGGCTTACAACTACGGTAAAGTCGCTCTCTTCATCTTAGCCGCTATGGCAGGGAAACAAGACGGTGTAGTCGCGGGACTTGTCGGATGCGGGTTGATAAAATCCATCGTCTCGATATCTTCAGACCTAATGCACGACTTCAAGACAGGGCACTTGACTCTGACTTCACCGCGGTCGATGCTTGTGAGCCAAGCAATCGGGACGGGGATCGGCTGCGTCGTGGCTCCTCTCACTTTCTTCCTGTTTTACAAAGCCTTCGATGTTGGGAACCCTGAGGGAGAGTATAAAGCTCCCTACGCTTTGATATACAGAAACATGGCGATTCTTGGAGTCGAAGGCTTCTCTGCTTTGCCTCAGCATTGTCTGCAGCTTTGCTATGGCTTTTTCGCGTTCGCGGTGGCTGCTAATCTCGTCAGGGATATGTCGCCGGAGAAGATAGGGAAGTGGGTCCCGCTGCCGATGGCTATGGCGGTTCCGTTTCTTGTCGGAGGGTACTTCGCTATAGATATGTGTGTTGGGAGTTTGATAGTGTTTGTGTGGAATAAGAGGGATCGAGTTAAAGCCGGTTTGATGGTACCGGCGGTTGCTTCCGGTTTGATATGTGGTGATGGGCTTTGGATTTTGCCGTCGTCGGTTCTTGCTTTGGCCGGTGTGAAGCCTCCCATCTGTATGAGCTTCATGCCGAGTAAATAG
- the LOC106318209 gene encoding cytochrome b5: MASEKKVLGFEEVSQHNKTKDCWLIISGKVYDVTPFMDDHPGGDEVLLSSTGKDATNDFEDVGHSDTARDMMEKYYIGEIDSSTVPATRTYVAPVQPAYNQDKTPEFMIKILQFLVPILILGLALVVRQYTKKE; encoded by the exons ATGGCTTCAGAGAAGAAGGTTCTAGGTTTCGAAGAAGTTTCGCAGCACAACAAAACCAAGGATTGTTGGCTTATTATCTCCGGCAAG GTCTATGATGTGACCCCTTTCATGGATGATCATCCCGGTGGCGATGAAGTGTTATTGTCCTCAACAG GGAAAGATGCTACGAATGACTTTGAAGACGTTGGTCACAGCGACACCGCGAGGGACATGATGGAGAAGTACTACATTGGCGAGATCGATTCGTCTACTGTTCCAGCGACAAGGACATACGTTGCACCAGTGCAACCCGCGTACAACCAAGACAAGACACCAGAATTCATGATCAAGATCCTTCAGTTCCTTGTTCCAATCTTGATCTTGGGTCTTGCTCTCGTCGTCCGTCAGTATACTAAGAAAGAGTAG
- the LOC106318207 gene encoding GTPase-activating protein gyp7, producing MKALRRSHTSTSSGNSSSPLPSSTSLPSTSSTSPPSSNSSSSSSSASSSSWIHLRSVLFVANLSSPSSSDRRRKSPWSRRKRKWPLTPHQWRSLSTPEGKLRDGGVGFLKRVRNRGVDPSIRAEVWLFLLGVYDLNSTSEEREAVNTQKRKEYEKLQRRCKMLLKRGNGSTDDLEEEADDQCVRFMDDYKTPGPMTNQDVVSAVNTDSSDTDSCEDNEDVQLLPSFVYSDEKKQEEENSNNNNSSGETSTPSPEIQVEVTVHEDFSTWQRIIRLDALRADSDWATYSSSSTAITETKARGLAESVGLKDYDDNLESCRLYHAARLVAILEAYALYDPEIGYCQGMSDLLSPILAVISEDHEAFWCFVGFMKKARHNFRLDEAGIQRQLGIVSKIIKSKDSQLYKHLENLQAEDCSFVYRMVLVMFRRELSFEQTLCLWEVMWADQAAIRAGVGKSPWSRIRQQAPPTDDLLLYAIAALVLRRKLIIQKYSSMDEIVEECNSMAGQLDVWKLLDDAHHLVVTLHDKIETLSSQSLSI from the exons ATGAAGGCGTTACGGCGAAGCCACACTTCAACGTCGTCTGGAAACTCATCTTCTCCGTTACCTTCTTCCACTTCCTTGCCATCTACTTCTTCTACTTCACCTCCTTCCTCTAACTCTTCGTCTTCTTCGTCTTCCGCTTCCTCGTCGTCGTGGATCCATCTCCGATCTGTTCTCTTTGTGGCTAATCTATCGTCTCCATCCTCGTCCGATCG CCGGCGGAAATCACCGTGGTCTCGCCGGAAAAGAAAATGGCCTTTGACGCCGCATCAATGGAGGAGTTTATCTACACCGGAGGGCAAACTCCGTGACGGTGGAGTTGGATTTCTGAAGAGAGTTAGAAACAGA GGTGTTGATCCCAGTATTCGTGCAGAAGTTTGGCTCTTCTTACTCGGAGT CTATGATTTGAATAGTACTAGTGAAGAAAGAGAAGCCGTGAATACTCAAAAAAG GAAGGAGTATGAGAAACTACAGAGACGGTGCAAGATGCTTCTCAAGCGCGGCAATGGAAGTACCGATGATCTCGAGGAAGAAGCAGACGATCAATGCGTTAGATTCATGGATGACTACAAGACTCCCGGACCAATGACGAATCAAGATGTGGTCTCTGCTGTGAACACCGATTCTTCTGACACAGACTCTTGTGAAGACAACGAAGACGTTCAGCTTCTTCCCTCTTTTGTATACAGCGATGAGAAAAAACAAGAGGAAGAAAATAGTAATAACAATAATAGTTCTGGAGAGACCAGTACTCCTTCTCCTGAGATCCAAGTAGAAGTCACTGTACACGAAGATTTCTCCACGTGGCAACGTATCATCCGTCTTGATGCCTTACGTGCTGACTCCGACTGGGCTACATACTCTTCTTCCTCAACCGCAATCACAGAAACCAAAGCTCGCGGTTTGGCTGAGTCCGTCGGTTTAAAAGACTACGATGATAACTTAGAAAGCTGCAGGCTTTACCACGCCGCACGTCTCGTTGCGATTCTCGAAGCCTATGCTCTCTACGACCCTGAGATAGGCTACTGCCAAGGAATGAGCGACCTCTTGTCACCAATCCTCGCTGTCATCTCAGAGGACCACGAGGCCTTCTGGTGCTTCGTTGGTTTCATGAAGAAAGCGCGGCATAACTTCAGGCTAGACGAGGCAGGGATCCAGAGACAGCTTGGCATCGTGTCGAAGATCATCAAATCCAAAGACTCTCAGCTTTACAAGCACTTGGAGAATCTCCAGGCCGAGGATTGCAGTTTCGTTTACAGGATGGTTCTTGTGATGTTTAGGAGAGAGTTGAGCTTTGAGCAGACGCTTTGTCTATGGGAAGTGATGTGGGCTGATCAGGCTGCTATTAGAGCTGGAGTTGGGAAGTCGCCGTGGAGCAGAATCAGGCAGCAGGCACCTCCCACAGATGATCTGTTGCTCTACGCGATCGCGGCGTTGGTTCTGCGTAGGAAGCTGATCATACAGAAGTACAGTAGTATGGATGAGATTGTGGAAGAGTGCAATAGCATGGCTGGTCAGCTTGATGTCTGGAAGCTTTTAGATGATGCGCATCACCTTGTTGTGACGCTCCATGACAAGATCGAAACTCTTTCCTCTCAATCTCTCAGCATTTGA
- the LOC106313400 gene encoding pyridoxal reductase, chloroplastic isoform X2, which translates to MAFTLSTTKTLTTNINCSNTTSFKPLKLPLFWPWQKVKMGPLSVSPMGFGTWAWGNQLLWGYQTSMDIQLQQAFELALENGINLFDTADSYGTGRLNGQSERLLGQFIKQSQGKQSEVVIATKFAAYPWRLTSGQFVNACSASLERLQIDQLGIGQLHWSTANYAPLQELALWDGLVAMYEKGLVRAVGVSNYGPQQLVKIHDYLKTRGVPLCSAQVQFSLLSYGKEQQEIKRVCDELGIRLISYSPLGLGMLTGKYSSSKLPTGPRSLLFGQILPGLEPLLVALREIAEKRGKTMPQVAINWCICKGTVPIPGIKSVRHVEDNLGAMGWRLTNDEQLQLEYAAQESPRSMIQNIFQTR; encoded by the exons ATGGCGTTCACACTGTCCACCACAAAGACCCTCACCACCAACATTAACTGCTCAAACACAACCTCCTTCAAGCCCCTCAAGCTCCCTCTTTTCTGGCCATGGCAAAAG GTCAAAATGGGTCCTCTGAGTGTTTCTCCGATGGGTTTTGGGACATGGGCTTGGGGCAATCAGCTTCTTTGGGGTTACCAGACTTCCATGGACATTCAGCTTCAACAAGCTTTCGAGCTGGCTTTGGAAAACGGAATCAATTTGTTTGATACCGCAGATTCTTATGGCACTGGTCGGCTAAATGGCCAAAGTGAGAGACTTTTGGGGCAATTCATCAAACAATCTCAAG GGAAACAAAGTGAAGTTGTGATAGCTACCAAGTTTGCAGCTTATCCATGGCGGTTAACTTCAGGACAGTTTGTGAATGCTTGCAG CGCTTCTTTAGAGCGGCTTCAGATAGACCAGCTCGGGATCGGGCAGCTTCACTGGTCAACCGCAAACTACGCGCCTCTACAAGAACTTGCTCTTTGGGATGGTCTAGTGGCAATGTACGAGAAG GGGCTAGTTCGAGCTGTTGGAGTCAGTAACTATGGACCTCAGCAGCTTGTCAAGATTCATGATTACCTCAAAACCAGAGGGGTTCCTTTATGCTCTGCCCAGGTGCAGTTCTCATTGCTAAGCTACGGAAAAGAGCAACAAGAGATCAAGAGAGTATGCGACGAGCTCGGGATTCGTTTGATCTCTTATAGTCCTCTTGGTCTAGGAATGCTAACAGGGAAATACTCCTCTTCAAAGCTTCCCACTGGTCCTCG ATCATTGCTATTTGGACAGATTCTTCCGGGACTAGAGCCTCTGCTTGTAGCACTGAGAGAGATCGCGGAGAAACGAGGAAAGACTATGCCGCAGGTCGCAATAAACTGGTGTATATGCAAAGGGACAGTACCTATACCGGGTATAAAGTCGGTTAGACATGTTGAGGATAACTTGGGTGCTATGGGATGGAGACTTACAAATGATGAACAGCTTCAGTTAGAATATGCAGCTCAAGAATCACCGAGGTCTATGATTCAGAACATTTTTCAGACAAGATGA
- the LOC106313400 gene encoding pyridoxal reductase, chloroplastic isoform X1, translating to MAFTLSTTKTLTTNINCSNTTSFKPLKLPLFWPWQKVKMGPLSVSPMGFGTWAWGNQLLWGYQTSMDIQLQQAFELALENGINLFDTADSYGTGRLNGQSERLLGQFIKQSQALKGKQSEVVIATKFAAYPWRLTSGQFVNACSASLERLQIDQLGIGQLHWSTANYAPLQELALWDGLVAMYEKGLVRAVGVSNYGPQQLVKIHDYLKTRGVPLCSAQVQFSLLSYGKEQQEIKRVCDELGIRLISYSPLGLGMLTGKYSSSKLPTGPRSLLFGQILPGLEPLLVALREIAEKRGKTMPQVAINWCICKGTVPIPGIKSVRHVEDNLGAMGWRLTNDEQLQLEYAAQESPRSMIQNIFQTR from the exons ATGGCGTTCACACTGTCCACCACAAAGACCCTCACCACCAACATTAACTGCTCAAACACAACCTCCTTCAAGCCCCTCAAGCTCCCTCTTTTCTGGCCATGGCAAAAG GTCAAAATGGGTCCTCTGAGTGTTTCTCCGATGGGTTTTGGGACATGGGCTTGGGGCAATCAGCTTCTTTGGGGTTACCAGACTTCCATGGACATTCAGCTTCAACAAGCTTTCGAGCTGGCTTTGGAAAACGGAATCAATTTGTTTGATACCGCAGATTCTTATGGCACTGGTCGGCTAAATGGCCAAAGTGAGAGACTTTTGGGGCAATTCATCAAACAATCTCAAG CATTAAAAGGGAAACAAAGTGAAGTTGTGATAGCTACCAAGTTTGCAGCTTATCCATGGCGGTTAACTTCAGGACAGTTTGTGAATGCTTGCAG CGCTTCTTTAGAGCGGCTTCAGATAGACCAGCTCGGGATCGGGCAGCTTCACTGGTCAACCGCAAACTACGCGCCTCTACAAGAACTTGCTCTTTGGGATGGTCTAGTGGCAATGTACGAGAAG GGGCTAGTTCGAGCTGTTGGAGTCAGTAACTATGGACCTCAGCAGCTTGTCAAGATTCATGATTACCTCAAAACCAGAGGGGTTCCTTTATGCTCTGCCCAGGTGCAGTTCTCATTGCTAAGCTACGGAAAAGAGCAACAAGAGATCAAGAGAGTATGCGACGAGCTCGGGATTCGTTTGATCTCTTATAGTCCTCTTGGTCTAGGAATGCTAACAGGGAAATACTCCTCTTCAAAGCTTCCCACTGGTCCTCG ATCATTGCTATTTGGACAGATTCTTCCGGGACTAGAGCCTCTGCTTGTAGCACTGAGAGAGATCGCGGAGAAACGAGGAAAGACTATGCCGCAGGTCGCAATAAACTGGTGTATATGCAAAGGGACAGTACCTATACCGGGTATAAAGTCGGTTAGACATGTTGAGGATAACTTGGGTGCTATGGGATGGAGACTTACAAATGATGAACAGCTTCAGTTAGAATATGCAGCTCAAGAATCACCGAGGTCTATGATTCAGAACATTTTTCAGACAAGATGA
- the LOC106313400 gene encoding pyridoxal reductase, chloroplastic isoform X3 has product MAFTLSTTKTLTTNINCSNTTSFKPLKLPLFWPWQKVKMGPLSVSPMGFGTWAWGNQLLWGYQTSMDIQLQQAFELALENGINLFDTADSYGTGRLNGQTLKGKQSEVVIATKFAAYPWRLTSGQFVNACSASLERLQIDQLGIGQLHWSTANYAPLQELALWDGLVAMYEKGLVRAVGVSNYGPQQLVKIHDYLKTRGVPLCSAQVQFSLLSYGKEQQEIKRVCDELGIRLISYSPLGLGMLTGKYSSSKLPTGPRSLLFGQILPGLEPLLVALREIAEKRGKTMPQVAINWCICKGTVPIPGIKSVRHVEDNLGAMGWRLTNDEQLQLEYAAQESPRSMIQNIFQTR; this is encoded by the exons ATGGCGTTCACACTGTCCACCACAAAGACCCTCACCACCAACATTAACTGCTCAAACACAACCTCCTTCAAGCCCCTCAAGCTCCCTCTTTTCTGGCCATGGCAAAAG GTCAAAATGGGTCCTCTGAGTGTTTCTCCGATGGGTTTTGGGACATGGGCTTGGGGCAATCAGCTTCTTTGGGGTTACCAGACTTCCATGGACATTCAGCTTCAACAAGCTTTCGAGCTGGCTTTGGAAAACGGAATCAATTTGTTTGATACCGCAGATTCTTATGGCACTGGTCGGCTAAATGGCCAAA CATTAAAAGGGAAACAAAGTGAAGTTGTGATAGCTACCAAGTTTGCAGCTTATCCATGGCGGTTAACTTCAGGACAGTTTGTGAATGCTTGCAG CGCTTCTTTAGAGCGGCTTCAGATAGACCAGCTCGGGATCGGGCAGCTTCACTGGTCAACCGCAAACTACGCGCCTCTACAAGAACTTGCTCTTTGGGATGGTCTAGTGGCAATGTACGAGAAG GGGCTAGTTCGAGCTGTTGGAGTCAGTAACTATGGACCTCAGCAGCTTGTCAAGATTCATGATTACCTCAAAACCAGAGGGGTTCCTTTATGCTCTGCCCAGGTGCAGTTCTCATTGCTAAGCTACGGAAAAGAGCAACAAGAGATCAAGAGAGTATGCGACGAGCTCGGGATTCGTTTGATCTCTTATAGTCCTCTTGGTCTAGGAATGCTAACAGGGAAATACTCCTCTTCAAAGCTTCCCACTGGTCCTCG ATCATTGCTATTTGGACAGATTCTTCCGGGACTAGAGCCTCTGCTTGTAGCACTGAGAGAGATCGCGGAGAAACGAGGAAAGACTATGCCGCAGGTCGCAATAAACTGGTGTATATGCAAAGGGACAGTACCTATACCGGGTATAAAGTCGGTTAGACATGTTGAGGATAACTTGGGTGCTATGGGATGGAGACTTACAAATGATGAACAGCTTCAGTTAGAATATGCAGCTCAAGAATCACCGAGGTCTATGATTCAGAACATTTTTCAGACAAGATGA